GGTGGGATCTAAATATAATTTTCCAGAACCGCAGAGTGTCATAGCAAGAGATATCTACGATCAGCACATTTTGCTTATGTGGATTTGTTTGGCTATATTCATAGCCGTTTTTGGGGTTATGTTTTATTCGATACTCAAACATAGAAAGTCTTTGGGTTATAAAGCGGCGAATTTTCATCACAGTACAGCCGTTGAGTTTATTTGGACCATCATACCTTGTATCATTTTGATTGCGATGGCTTATCCTGCAACAAAAACAGTGATTGCAATGAAAGATACATCAAGTCCTGATATGACCATTAAAGCAACTGGCTATCAATGGATGTGGGGTTATGATTATCTCCAAGGTGAGGGCGAGGGTATTAGTTTCTATAGCAAGCTTTCGACACCGCCCGCTCAAGTTGAGAATAAAGCGCCTAAAGGCGAGAACTATCTGCTGGAAGTGGATAATCGTGTAGTGGTGCCAGTTGGAAAAAAAGTGCGCGTTATACTGACAGCAAACGATGTGATTCATGCATGGTGGGTACCAGCATTGGGTATCAAGCAGGATGCTGTGCCGGGTTTTATTCGTGATACATGGTTCACGGCGGATAAACCAGGGATTTATCGTGGTCAGTGTGCCGAATTGTGTGGTAAAGATCATGGATTTATGCCGATTGTGGTAGAAGTCATGGAAGCAGGTGAATATTCGAAATGGGCGGCCGCTCAGTTGAATGCATCTGCAGTTAAAACATCAATGCATGTAGAAAATAAGTAAAAGGAGATAATTATGGCAGCAGTACATGGTGACGCACACGGTCACGGACATGATGATCATCATCCCAGTGGGATAATGCGTTGGGTTAGAACGACCAATCATAAAGATATTGGTACGATGTACCTATGGTTCAGTTTTACCATGTTTCTTGTGGGCGGTTTTTTGGCTATGGGTATTCGAGCAGAGCTATACCAGCCAGGGATTCAAATCTTAGAACCTGAATTATTTAATCAATTTACGACTCTTCATGGCTTAATTATGGTGTTTGGCGCCATTATGCCGGCTTTCGTGGGCTTTGCGAACTGGCAAGTGCCGTTAATGATCGGCGCGCCAGATATGGCATTTGCGCGCATGAATAACTGGAGTTTTTGGTTATTGCCTGTAGCGGGAACTTTGCTTGTTAGTTCGTTCTTTGTGCCAGGTGGCGCAGCAGCGGGCGGTTGGACTTTTTATCCGCCACTATCAGTACAAGGTGGTTTGGGTGTTGATCTGATGATTTTCTCAGTGCATATCTTGGGAGCATCCTCAATCATGGGTTCGATCAATATCATAACGACCATTTTGAATATGCGCGCGCCTGGTATGACGCTGATGAAGATGCCGATGTTTGTGTGGACATGGTTAATTACCGCTTATTTGCTGGTATTGGTAATGCCAGTGTTAGCAGGTGTGGTAACCATGTTGTTGACCGATCGTCATTTCGGCACAAGCTTCTTCAATGCAGCTGGCGGTGGTGACCCAGTAATGTTCCAGCATATTTTCTGGTTTTTTGGTCATCCAGAAGTTTACATTATGATTTTGCCAGCGTTCGGGATTGTTTCTGAAATTATTCCAACGTTCTCACGTAAACCGTTATTTGGTTATTCATCAATGGTTTATGCTACTGCGTCGATCGCTATTTTGTCGTGTGTAGTTTGGGCGCATCATATGTTTACAGCCGGTATGCCAACCGTTGGTCAGTTGTTCTTTATGTATGCAACGATGTTGATTGCAGTACCAACAGGGGTGAAAGTATTTAACTGGACAGCAACAATGTGGCGCGGATCAATGTCTTTCGAGACACCAATGTTATTTGCAATAGGTTTTATTTTCTTGTTTGTAATCGGTGGATTCAGTGGCGTTATTTGCGCAATCGTACCGATTGATATTCAAGTGCAAGATACCTACTATGTCATTGCACATTTCCATTATGTGTTAGTTTCAGGTGCATTATTCTCATTGTTCGCAGGTGTATATTATTGGCTGCCAAAATGGACCGGTCATATGTACAGCGAAACATTGGGTAAAGCACATTTCTGGTTGTCAATGTTCTTCTTCAATCTGACATTCTTTGTTCAGCATTTCTTAGGTTTAGCTGGAATGCCACGTAGAATTCCGGATTACAATATCCAATTTGCCGATTTCAATATGATTTCAAGTATCGGTGCGTTTGGATTTGGATTGACACAAT
The DNA window shown above is from Nitrosomonas sp. Is35 and carries:
- the coxB gene encoding cytochrome c oxidase subunit II, coding for MRSKSVVTLSGISALALYSSMAVGSKYNFPEPQSVIARDIYDQHILLMWICLAIFIAVFGVMFYSILKHRKSLGYKAANFHHSTAVEFIWTIIPCIILIAMAYPATKTVIAMKDTSSPDMTIKATGYQWMWGYDYLQGEGEGISFYSKLSTPPAQVENKAPKGENYLLEVDNRVVVPVGKKVRVILTANDVIHAWWVPALGIKQDAVPGFIRDTWFTADKPGIYRGQCAELCGKDHGFMPIVVEVMEAGEYSKWAAAQLNASAVKTSMHVENK
- the ctaD gene encoding cytochrome c oxidase subunit I, with the protein product MAAVHGDAHGHGHDDHHPSGIMRWVRTTNHKDIGTMYLWFSFTMFLVGGFLAMGIRAELYQPGIQILEPELFNQFTTLHGLIMVFGAIMPAFVGFANWQVPLMIGAPDMAFARMNNWSFWLLPVAGTLLVSSFFVPGGAAAGGWTFYPPLSVQGGLGVDLMIFSVHILGASSIMGSINIITTILNMRAPGMTLMKMPMFVWTWLITAYLLVLVMPVLAGVVTMLLTDRHFGTSFFNAAGGGDPVMFQHIFWFFGHPEVYIMILPAFGIVSEIIPTFSRKPLFGYSSMVYATASIAILSCVVWAHHMFTAGMPTVGQLFFMYATMLIAVPTGVKVFNWTATMWRGSMSFETPMLFAIGFIFLFVIGGFSGVICAIVPIDIQVQDTYYVIAHFHYVLVSGALFSLFAGVYYWLPKWTGHMYSETLGKAHFWLSMFFFNLTFFVQHFLGLAGMPRRIPDYNIQFADFNMISSIGAFGFGLTQLLFLYIVINCIRSGEKAPQMPWDGATTLEWTHLPSPAPYHSFETPPIVK